In Paenibacillus sonchi, a single genomic region encodes these proteins:
- a CDS encoding energy-coupling factor transporter transmembrane component T family protein: MSGTSFLLYQKRNSWPERWDPRMKIVAVLLFGAAMLFTHDPGLKTLQLLILILLWGIAKLPWRVLVLTLLSLSLFFASTMIYQAILLSEPADTLIQWGPLQFSTRGLVNGMMMCEQIAGIVLLLSLLVRTTSPIVLAEGLESC; the protein is encoded by the coding sequence ATGTCAGGCACAAGCTTTTTACTCTATCAAAAACGGAATTCGTGGCCGGAACGCTGGGACCCGCGGATGAAAATTGTGGCGGTGCTGCTTTTTGGCGCTGCTATGCTGTTCACCCATGATCCGGGGCTGAAAACCTTACAGCTGCTTATACTGATCCTGTTATGGGGGATCGCGAAGCTGCCTTGGCGCGTTCTGGTCCTTACATTACTTTCACTATCGTTATTTTTTGCCTCGACAATGATTTATCAAGCCATTCTGCTGTCAGAGCCGGCCGACACCCTGATTCAATGGGGTCCCCTTCAATTCTCTACCCGGGGCCTGGTCAACGGAATGATGATGTGCGAGCAGATTGCGGGGATTGTGCTGCTCCTGTCGCTGCTGGTACGGACAACCTCGCCTATTGTATTGGCGGAAGGACTGGAATCTTGCTGA
- a CDS encoding energy-coupling factor transporter transmembrane component T, translating into MLKPLKKWRFPVHEAVMMFSIALRFLPILVEEFDKIRKAQLARGGGFHRKGLTSRFGGVLPMLMPLFVMSILRAKDLAVAMESRCYQGEEGRTPIRIYQFKLSDYAVFSFAVCNLLFIFIG; encoded by the coding sequence TTGCTGAAGCCTTTAAAAAAATGGCGTTTTCCGGTTCATGAGGCTGTCATGATGTTCTCCATCGCCCTGCGTTTTCTTCCTATTCTTGTGGAAGAATTCGACAAGATCCGCAAAGCCCAGCTTGCCCGGGGAGGCGGTTTTCACCGCAAGGGGCTTACCTCCCGCTTTGGCGGAGTGCTGCCCATGCTTATGCCACTGTTCGTGATGTCTATTCTCCGCGCCAAGGACCTGGCGGTCGCCATGGAATCCCGCTGCTACCAGGGAGAGGAAGGAAGAACCCCCATCCGGATCTACCAGTTTAAGCTAAGTGATTATGCCGTTTTCAGCTTCGCGGTCTGTAATTTGTTGTTTATTTTTATTGGGTAA
- a CDS encoding sigma-54-dependent Fis family transcriptional regulator: MRISNTESLGNWKHFISSGECAAGTKPVIAASWRRCRKSGVDPMSGKGMQVSEEELAFRLQEKKQLLSVAKPVMDSIYQIIKDTVYAIVLTDQDGVLLHTVLNKELEPECVKVNFVEGAKWDELSVGTNAVGTALAVNDAVQVLGSEHYCTSHHAWTCSAAPVHDSRGNVIGCLDLSGKAEDVHAHTFGVVVSAVSSIEKQLHMLEASQMMHAVFQSMQDGLLVIDTEYRVRHYNERLASIFMLSLEQMETLSIKELLEEVDLESVFAGERNLSYADCTLTVGSNKIDCMVNIYPFTFDDKILGASLTIREAGQVRKEVNQLAGFKANYRFAEVITDNSYMQGQIAFAQRIAKTNCTVLIEGESGTGKELFAQSVHNASLRAGGPFIAINCAALPKDLVESELFGYEKGSFTGALREGNPGKFELAHGGTIFLDEIGELPLEIQAKLLRVLDNHKVRRIGGKHERTLDVRVIAATNRDLAEEVNRKSYRSDLYYRLNVINIKLLPLRERREDIAPLARLFLLKCNRDHPGPAKRFSPSFLEALQSYEWQGNARELQNAVQRAYYVCSSAEITHLDLPPARTPLLQHSNSGNAAVPEKPSAEGAGKKMEQIEMESICSALKTCGGNVVTAAKMLGIGKSTMYRKIAVYGIRK; the protein is encoded by the coding sequence ATGCGAATCAGCAATACGGAATCGCTTGGAAACTGGAAGCATTTCATATCCAGCGGTGAGTGTGCCGCCGGGACAAAGCCGGTCATAGCCGCTTCATGGAGAAGATGCCGTAAGTCCGGAGTCGATCCGATGAGCGGCAAGGGAATGCAGGTGTCAGAAGAGGAGCTGGCTTTCCGCCTGCAGGAGAAGAAGCAGCTTCTTTCCGTTGCCAAGCCGGTCATGGACAGCATCTATCAGATTATCAAGGATACGGTCTATGCCATTGTCCTGACCGATCAGGACGGTGTTCTCCTGCACACGGTACTCAATAAGGAGCTCGAACCGGAATGTGTCAAGGTGAATTTCGTGGAAGGGGCCAAATGGGATGAGCTCAGCGTAGGCACCAATGCGGTGGGTACCGCGCTGGCTGTCAATGATGCGGTTCAGGTGCTGGGCAGCGAGCATTACTGTACGTCGCATCATGCCTGGACCTGTTCGGCTGCACCGGTTCATGACAGCCGGGGCAACGTGATCGGCTGCCTGGATCTGTCGGGCAAGGCGGAGGATGTTCATGCCCATACGTTCGGCGTTGTTGTATCGGCGGTCAGCAGTATCGAGAAGCAGCTTCATATGCTGGAGGCAAGCCAAATGATGCATGCCGTATTCCAGTCCATGCAGGACGGGCTGCTTGTTATTGATACCGAATACCGCGTGCGGCATTATAATGAAAGGCTGGCCTCGATCTTCATGCTCAGCCTGGAGCAAATGGAAACCTTGAGTATCAAAGAGCTGCTGGAAGAAGTCGATTTGGAGAGTGTGTTTGCCGGCGAACGGAATTTAAGCTATGCCGATTGTACGCTCACCGTAGGCAGCAACAAAATTGATTGTATGGTAAACATCTATCCGTTCACCTTCGATGACAAGATTCTGGGCGCTTCGCTCACGATCCGGGAAGCCGGGCAGGTGCGCAAAGAGGTCAATCAATTGGCCGGCTTCAAAGCGAACTACCGGTTCGCGGAAGTCATCACGGACAATTCCTATATGCAGGGGCAAATCGCATTTGCCCAGAGGATCGCGAAGACCAACTGTACAGTGCTGATTGAAGGGGAGAGCGGAACAGGCAAGGAGCTGTTTGCCCAATCGGTTCATAATGCGAGTCTGCGGGCCGGTGGTCCGTTTATTGCCATCAACTGTGCTGCGCTCCCCAAAGATCTGGTAGAGAGCGAGCTGTTCGGATACGAGAAGGGCTCCTTTACAGGAGCGCTCCGGGAAGGCAATCCGGGAAAGTTTGAGCTGGCGCACGGGGGGACTATTTTTCTGGATGAAATCGGGGAACTGCCGCTGGAGATTCAGGCAAAGCTGCTCCGTGTTCTGGATAACCATAAGGTCCGCAGAATCGGGGGCAAGCATGAGCGGACGCTGGATGTAAGAGTCATTGCAGCCACCAACCGCGATCTGGCGGAGGAAGTGAACCGGAAATCATACCGCAGCGACTTGTATTACCGCTTGAATGTAATCAATATCAAGCTGTTGCCGCTAAGGGAACGCAGGGAGGATATCGCCCCGCTGGCAAGGCTGTTCCTGCTGAAGTGCAACCGTGATCATCCCGGCCCGGCTAAGCGCTTCAGCCCCTCCTTTCTGGAAGCCTTGCAGAGCTATGAGTGGCAGGGAAATGCTCGCGAGCTTCAGAATGCCGTGCAGCGGGCTTATTATGTATGCAGCTCTGCGGAGATTACCCATCTGGATTTGCCTCCTGCACGGACCCCGCTTCTGCAACACTCCAACAGCGGTAATGCAGCGGTACCGGAGAAGCCTTCAGCGGAGGGGGCCGGCAAAAAAATGGAGCAGATCGAGATGGAAAGCATCTGCAGTGCGCTAAAAACATGCGGCGGCAATGTTGTCACCGCAGCCAAGATGCTGGGGATCGGAAAATCGACCATGTACCGGAAGATTGCCGTGTATGGAATAAGGAAATAG
- the lpdA gene encoding dihydrolipoyl dehydrogenase: MRIVVLGGGPGGYVAAIRAAQLGAEVTLVEKKALGGTCLNVGCIPTKVLLHTTELYTHLKREGKALGIEAADVSVNWGQLQKRKDKIIRMNTGGIEALLTKNKVARLSGSGKFISARELEVTAADGSVRTVGFDRAIIATGSEPSSVPIPGAGLEGVITSDGALSLPAVPPSLCIIGGGVIGCEFASVYSSLGCKVTVIEMLPELIAAMDGDIVQCLRKEFASSGIEVHTETRVERIEQTAAGLRVVTSSGNGSHVIEADKVLLSIGRRPVTAGLGLEDIGVQLTRGAIQVNRNMETSIPGIYAIGDCNGGIMLAHVASAEGVIAAEAIMGEPSPVDFRTVPSCVYTRPELASVGMTEAEARQQGFRVKTGIFPLQANAKSMIMGESSGLVKYVVDAGNDEILGLHIAGPRARDIIVEGALAIRLEATLEEVVTTIHAHPTVAESLHEAAHAVHGRAIHLHV, translated from the coding sequence ATGAGGATCGTTGTGCTTGGAGGCGGCCCGGGCGGATACGTGGCTGCGATACGGGCTGCGCAATTGGGAGCGGAAGTTACACTTGTAGAGAAAAAGGCTCTGGGCGGAACCTGCCTTAATGTCGGCTGCATTCCAACCAAGGTGCTGCTTCATACCACGGAACTGTACACTCACCTGAAGCGGGAGGGTAAGGCGCTTGGGATCGAGGCTGCGGACGTCTCTGTGAACTGGGGCCAGCTGCAGAAACGCAAAGATAAGATCATCAGAATGAACACCGGCGGCATTGAGGCGCTGCTCACCAAAAACAAGGTTGCCAGGCTGAGCGGCTCAGGCAAATTCATCAGCGCCCGCGAGCTGGAAGTCACCGCAGCCGACGGCAGTGTCCGGACGGTTGGCTTCGACCGGGCGATTATCGCCACAGGCTCAGAGCCGTCCTCCGTGCCTATTCCCGGTGCCGGGCTGGAAGGAGTTATTACAAGCGATGGAGCACTTTCGCTTCCTGCGGTACCGCCGAGCCTCTGCATTATTGGCGGAGGGGTCATCGGCTGCGAGTTCGCCAGTGTCTACAGCAGCCTGGGCTGCAAGGTTACGGTTATTGAGATGCTGCCTGAACTGATTGCAGCCATGGACGGCGATATTGTGCAATGCCTGCGGAAGGAATTCGCAAGCTCCGGCATTGAGGTGCACACAGAGACCAGAGTGGAGAGAATTGAACAGACGGCGGCGGGACTGCGGGTAGTCACTTCCTCCGGGAACGGCAGCCATGTTATAGAAGCGGATAAGGTGCTGCTGTCCATCGGCCGGAGGCCGGTGACTGCGGGCCTGGGACTGGAGGACATCGGGGTGCAGCTTACCCGTGGGGCAATCCAGGTTAACCGGAATATGGAAACCAGCATACCGGGCATCTATGCTATCGGGGATTGCAACGGAGGAATCATGCTGGCTCATGTAGCCTCCGCCGAAGGGGTTATTGCTGCCGAAGCGATTATGGGCGAGCCCTCGCCGGTTGATTTCAGAACGGTTCCTTCCTGTGTCTACACCCGGCCTGAGCTGGCATCCGTGGGAATGACGGAGGCGGAGGCCAGACAGCAGGGATTCCGGGTGAAGACAGGCATATTCCCACTTCAGGCCAATGCCAAATCCATGATTATGGGTGAGAGCAGCGGACTGGTGAAATACGTTGTGGACGCCGGCAATGATGAAATTCTGGGGCTGCACATTGCCGGACCACGGGCAAGAGACATCATTGTGGAAGGAGCGCTGGCGATTCGCCTTGAAGCAACACTGGAGGAAGTCGTGACCACCATTCATGCCCATCCGACTGTAGCGGAATCGTTGCACGAAGCCGCACATGCCGTTCATGGCCGGGCCATTCATCTTCACGTTTAA
- a CDS encoding dihydrolipoamide acetyltransferase family protein produces MAELIVMPKLGLTMTEGTISNWRKAEGDTVTQGEILFDVETDKISNEVEAKLGGVLRKIIVAEGTVGIFRPVAVIGDANEDISALLGGGVPAVAPAPEQAGPPADGAAAAAVGEAAVPAAGGRIIASPYAKKTAALLSVELQQVRGSGPQGRITAGDVRKHAAEGGSGAAAKVKISPAAAKEAAALGIDPSGLHKEGRIMKEDIRSFAAASTKTTVQPAVQAAIQEVTRVPMNSMRRIIAKRMLESQAVSPAVTYNMKLDTTALGLLRQQLKDTLKVTYTDLLVSIAAKALLEFPLLNCSVEGTELVLRNYANIGVAVGLEEGLIVPVVKNAAQKGLAEISQEVKRLAAGARNNSLTPEELTGGTFTITNLGMYGVESFSPIINQPEVAILGVNAIVDTPVAVNGEIVIRPLMNLSLTADHRAVDGAVAAQFMQKIKAYAEKPALLLL; encoded by the coding sequence ATGGCTGAACTTATCGTTATGCCCAAATTAGGGCTCACTATGACCGAAGGGACAATCTCCAATTGGCGAAAAGCCGAGGGGGACACCGTGACCCAAGGGGAAATCCTGTTTGATGTGGAGACGGACAAAATCTCCAATGAAGTTGAAGCAAAGCTTGGCGGAGTGCTGCGGAAGATTATTGTAGCGGAAGGCACTGTGGGCATCTTCCGGCCGGTGGCGGTCATCGGCGATGCCAATGAGGACATCTCCGCTCTGCTTGGCGGGGGTGTGCCGGCGGTGGCGCCTGCACCTGAGCAGGCAGGCCCCCCGGCGGATGGGGCGGCTGCGGCCGCTGTAGGTGAAGCGGCGGTTCCTGCCGCCGGTGGCCGTATCATAGCTTCGCCGTATGCGAAGAAGACAGCCGCGCTGTTGTCCGTTGAGCTGCAGCAGGTGAGAGGGAGCGGTCCGCAGGGCAGAATTACCGCAGGAGATGTGCGCAAGCATGCCGCAGAAGGCGGCAGCGGAGCCGCGGCCAAAGTGAAAATATCTCCGGCGGCAGCCAAAGAAGCAGCAGCCCTCGGCATTGATCCTTCCGGGCTTCATAAGGAAGGAAGAATTATGAAGGAGGATATCCGTTCCTTCGCGGCAGCCTCCACTAAGACAACTGTACAGCCGGCGGTACAGGCAGCCATACAGGAAGTCACACGGGTGCCGATGAACAGCATGCGCAGAATTATCGCCAAGCGGATGCTGGAGAGCCAGGCGGTCTCTCCGGCTGTGACCTACAATATGAAGCTGGATACAACCGCCCTGGGTCTGCTGAGACAGCAGCTGAAGGATACGCTCAAGGTTACTTATACTGATCTGCTGGTCAGCATTGCAGCCAAGGCACTGCTGGAGTTTCCGCTCCTGAATTGTTCTGTTGAAGGAACGGAGCTTGTGCTGCGGAATTATGCCAACATTGGAGTAGCCGTGGGACTGGAGGAGGGACTTATAGTCCCTGTGGTCAAGAACGCCGCCCAAAAGGGACTGGCTGAAATATCGCAGGAAGTGAAACGGCTGGCGGCAGGAGCCAGAAATAACAGCCTGACCCCCGAGGAGTTGACCGGAGGCACGTTCACCATTACCAATCTGGGCATGTACGGCGTGGAGTCCTTTTCGCCGATTATTAATCAGCCTGAGGTCGCCATTCTGGGCGTCAATGCCATCGTGGACACCCCGGTTGCCGTCAATGGTGAGATCGTCATCAGACCCTTGATGAACCTCAGCCTGACCGCTGACCACAGAGCTGTGGACGGGGCGGTTGCGGCGCAATTTATGCAAAAAATCAAAGCCTATGCGGAAAAACCGGCCCTGCTGCTGCTGTGA
- a CDS encoding alpha-ketoacid dehydrogenase subunit beta, whose product MRKMTYGEGIREGMRSKMLEDPNVVLLGEDVGPYGGTFGVTKGLWEEFGEERVRDTPISEGIIVGASVGAAATGLRPVAELMFIDFLTFGMDGLVNQAAKMRYMFGGKISVPLVLRLPAGGGISAGAQHSGSLEAWVTHVPGLKVVYPSNAQDAWGMMLTAIEDDNPVVYIESKVLYSKKFEVDDTVAAVPFGVASIKREGSDVSIITYGKQVDDALNAAKVLAEEGIEAEVIDLRSLYPLDKEAIFTSVAKTHRALVVTEEVKRGGYGGELSAMISELCFDELDAPVVRIGALDTPVPYSPALEAYVLPNADDIIQGIKSMF is encoded by the coding sequence ATGAGAAAAATGACCTATGGTGAAGGAATCCGTGAAGGAATGCGCAGCAAAATGCTGGAGGACCCGAATGTGGTATTGCTTGGAGAGGATGTCGGGCCGTATGGAGGAACCTTTGGGGTAACGAAGGGACTCTGGGAGGAATTCGGCGAGGAGCGGGTACGGGATACCCCGATTTCTGAAGGAATTATTGTCGGAGCTTCCGTGGGGGCTGCCGCAACAGGGCTGAGACCCGTGGCTGAGCTGATGTTCATTGACTTTCTGACCTTTGGCATGGACGGACTGGTAAATCAGGCTGCGAAGATGAGATACATGTTCGGCGGTAAAATCTCCGTTCCGCTCGTGCTGCGGCTGCCGGCAGGCGGCGGAATCAGTGCGGGGGCACAGCACTCCGGGTCGCTGGAGGCCTGGGTTACGCATGTGCCGGGACTCAAGGTGGTCTATCCATCCAATGCCCAGGATGCCTGGGGCATGATGCTGACTGCGATTGAAGATGATAATCCGGTGGTCTATATCGAGAGCAAGGTTCTGTATTCGAAGAAATTCGAGGTGGACGACACGGTTGCCGCGGTTCCTTTTGGCGTTGCCAGTATCAAGAGAGAAGGAAGCGACGTTTCCATTATTACGTACGGCAAGCAAGTGGATGATGCGCTAAATGCCGCAAAAGTACTGGCTGAAGAGGGGATTGAAGCAGAGGTTATTGATCTGCGCTCGCTCTATCCGCTGGACAAGGAAGCGATATTTACCTCAGTCGCCAAGACGCACCGGGCGCTTGTGGTAACCGAAGAAGTGAAGCGCGGCGGCTACGGGGGTGAATTGTCCGCCATGATCTCGGAGCTGTGTTTTGATGAGCTGGACGCTCCTGTTGTCCGAATTGGCGCATTGGACACCCCCGTCCCTTATTCTCCGGCCCTGGAAGCCTATGTGCTGCCAAATGCGGATGATATTATTCAGGGCATTAAGAGCATGTTCTGA
- a CDS encoding thiamine pyrophosphate-dependent dehydrogenase E1 component subunit alpha — protein MYRKMLSIRKFEKTASTFFAEGKIPGFVHLYIGEEAIAVGACANLRDDDYITSTHRGHGHIVAKGGNLKYMMAELFGKETGYCKGKGGSMHIADAELGILGANGIVGAGHLIATGAAWSASYRGSDQVSVCFFGDASTNQSTFHEAMNLASLWKLPVIFVCENNLYGISVSQARHQTIKDISKRGEGYCMPSFTADGNDVVTVYEHVQKAVRRARNGEGPTLLEFKTYRQHGHFEGDPGAYRPKEEVEAWLQKDPIPRFEKYLTENKLMTADELKQIGDEVDGEIQEALDFAFASGYPALEASVQGIYSDIVEEARSR, from the coding sequence ATGTACCGGAAGATGCTGAGTATCCGGAAATTTGAAAAGACGGCATCCACCTTTTTTGCAGAAGGGAAAATACCGGGCTTTGTCCATCTTTACATCGGGGAAGAGGCCATCGCCGTCGGGGCCTGCGCCAATCTGCGGGATGACGATTATATTACGAGCACCCACCGGGGGCATGGACATATCGTCGCCAAGGGCGGAAATCTGAAATATATGATGGCAGAGCTGTTCGGCAAGGAAACCGGCTACTGTAAAGGCAAAGGCGGTTCGATGCATATCGCGGATGCGGAGCTGGGCATACTCGGCGCCAACGGAATTGTCGGTGCAGGCCACCTGATTGCAACCGGGGCGGCGTGGAGCGCAAGTTACAGGGGAAGCGATCAGGTCAGCGTGTGCTTTTTCGGAGACGCCTCCACGAATCAGAGCACTTTTCATGAAGCGATGAATTTAGCGAGCCTATGGAAGCTGCCGGTTATTTTTGTATGCGAGAACAATCTCTACGGGATATCGGTCAGCCAGGCCAGACATCAGACGATCAAGGACATTTCGAAACGGGGCGAGGGCTATTGCATGCCTTCCTTTACGGCGGACGGCAACGATGTGGTTACGGTGTACGAACATGTGCAAAAGGCGGTCCGGCGGGCGAGAAACGGCGAAGGCCCTACCCTGCTGGAATTCAAAACGTACAGACAGCATGGCCACTTCGAAGGTGATCCCGGAGCTTATAGACCGAAGGAAGAAGTGGAGGCCTGGCTGCAAAAGGACCCGATCCCCAGATTTGAAAAGTACCTTACGGAGAACAAGCTGATGACGGCGGACGAGTTAAAACAAATCGGGGATGAGGTTGACGGAGAGATCCAGGAGGCGCTTGATTTCGCTTTTGCCAGCGGTTATCCGGCTCTGGAGGCTTCGGTTCAAGGGATTTATTCCGATATCGTGGAGGAGGCTAGAAGCAGATGA
- a CDS encoding PTS glucose transporter subunit IIA, with translation MFGWRKNKIEENTLDIISPVPGQVVGLEQVPDEAFSTKAMGEGFAVQPIKGEVRAPFSGKISHIMNKSKHAILLENEAGIQILIHVGVDTVSLKGEGFVSHVVTGQTIAQGELLLEFDIVRIQEAGLSDITSVIVPGGQEKVQRIEGLQDEDAVLRIYY, from the coding sequence ATGTTTGGCTGGAGAAAAAACAAAATTGAAGAAAATACCCTGGATATTATCTCCCCAGTCCCCGGACAAGTGGTGGGTCTTGAGCAAGTCCCGGATGAAGCGTTTTCTACGAAAGCCATGGGGGAAGGGTTTGCTGTTCAACCTATTAAAGGAGAGGTGAGGGCGCCTTTTTCAGGGAAAATATCCCATATCATGAATAAAAGCAAACATGCAATTTTGCTGGAAAATGAAGCCGGCATACAGATTCTCATTCATGTTGGGGTAGACACGGTATCGCTGAAAGGTGAAGGTTTTGTGTCCCATGTTGTGACAGGGCAGACGATTGCGCAGGGGGAGCTGCTGCTGGAATTTGATATAGTCAGGATTCAGGAAGCAGGGTTATCCGACATCACCTCAGTAATTGTGCCAGGCGGCCAAGAGAAGGTTCAGCGGATTGAAGGCTTACAGGATGAGGATGCTGTATTACGTATTTATTATTAG
- a CDS encoding MurR/RpiR family transcriptional regulator, giving the protein MGVGVGQILSRIENVMPKLTQSEQKVARFVLESPEEAMIISVQEMAARSLSSSASVVRFCRSIGLKGFPELKVALSADLAQGQKTGYFDLNKNENTAEIVDKILSNVIQSLKDTVGQLDVAMIEKVAHSLYMAPVIFAYGIGASALVAEDIAQKWLRMGKNVYAFHDIHVLTMSMANAPKGSVFIGISYSAATKEVLELMKFAQKSGLTTVSFTGFGRSELSDISDFNLFTSLAPEAKVRSAATSSKHSQFFVVDVLYYAYASININDSIDKITRTRKATNELKNLPET; this is encoded by the coding sequence ATGGGTGTCGGAGTGGGTCAAATTTTATCAAGAATTGAAAATGTGATGCCAAAATTAACACAATCCGAGCAAAAGGTAGCGCGCTTTGTACTGGAGTCCCCGGAAGAAGCGATGATTATATCCGTACAGGAGATGGCAGCACGTTCTCTTTCCAGCAGTGCGTCAGTCGTGCGTTTTTGCCGTTCAATCGGCCTGAAGGGCTTCCCCGAATTAAAGGTAGCTTTGTCGGCAGATCTGGCTCAGGGGCAAAAAACAGGTTACTTCGATTTGAATAAAAATGAAAATACGGCGGAGATCGTCGATAAAATTTTGTCTAATGTGATCCAGTCTCTTAAGGATACCGTAGGGCAGCTTGACGTAGCCATGATTGAAAAAGTGGCGCACAGCCTGTACATGGCCCCCGTCATATTTGCCTACGGGATTGGCGCATCGGCACTGGTTGCAGAGGACATTGCCCAAAAATGGCTCCGGATGGGGAAAAATGTATATGCGTTTCATGATATCCATGTGCTCACCATGAGTATGGCTAATGCACCCAAAGGAAGCGTATTTATTGGAATTTCGTATAGCGCTGCGACCAAGGAAGTGCTGGAGCTGATGAAATTTGCCCAAAAAAGCGGATTGACCACCGTTAGCTTTACCGGGTTTGGCCGCAGCGAGTTATCGGATATAAGCGATTTCAATCTGTTTACCTCACTTGCTCCTGAAGCAAAGGTGAGAAGTGCGGCAACCAGTTCCAAGCATAGCCAGTTTTTTGTCGTGGATGTGCTGTATTATGCATACGCCTCAATTAATATTAACGATTCTATTGATAAAATTACGAGAACCCGCAAGGCGACTAATGAATTGAAAAACTTGCCGGAGACCTAA
- a CDS encoding MupG family TIM beta-alpha barrel fold protein, with product MSGVLVSLTEQSLDKTMEYLRYMQLNGFNSIFTSLQIPEEDPRELLEPLTRIGQFALKHNMLFMVDVSPRTFKHFSLQQLKDSGVTGLRIDNGMEIAEIAGLTREWRVALNASTIDQAFLDGLRGQQANFASLEAWHNYYPRPETGLELTIFQNQNRWLQSQGLTVAAFIPGDGDLRGPLHEGLPSLEKHRHLSPFAGYLELVQECFVDHVLIGDLSVSSWTMQQFLAWNEGAVLLGVEDQRPSHVWEAVHRNRPDIARDVIRSEEARHHFRGSMLPEHTVERPAGALTIDNDKYLRYRGEFQIVLHPLPADERVNVIGYVARRDIPLLPLLHKHRLPFRFLATASYCE from the coding sequence GTGAGTGGTGTATTGGTATCACTAACCGAGCAGAGCCTTGATAAGACAATGGAATATTTGCGCTACATGCAGCTGAATGGATTCAATTCCATTTTTACTTCTCTGCAGATTCCGGAGGAGGACCCGCGGGAGCTGCTGGAGCCGCTGACGAGAATCGGGCAGTTTGCCCTCAAACACAATATGCTTTTCATGGTGGATGTATCTCCAAGAACCTTTAAGCATTTCTCGCTGCAGCAATTGAAAGACAGCGGAGTTACCGGATTAAGAATTGATAACGGGATGGAGATTGCTGAAATTGCCGGGCTGACCCGCGAATGGCGTGTTGCTTTGAATGCGAGTACGATCGATCAGGCATTTTTGGACGGCTTGCGCGGGCAGCAGGCGAATTTCGCTTCCCTGGAGGCTTGGCACAATTATTATCCGAGACCGGAGACAGGTCTTGAGCTGACCATTTTCCAGAACCAGAACCGCTGGCTGCAATCCCAAGGCTTAACCGTTGCTGCCTTTATTCCCGGGGACGGGGATTTAAGAGGCCCGCTGCATGAGGGGCTGCCAAGCCTGGAGAAGCATCGTCATCTGTCTCCTTTTGCCGGTTACTTGGAATTAGTGCAGGAATGTTTTGTGGATCATGTTCTCATTGGCGATTTATCGGTAAGCTCCTGGACGATGCAGCAATTTCTTGCCTGGAATGAAGGAGCAGTGTTATTAGGCGTGGAGGACCAAAGGCCATCACATGTATGGGAGGCTGTCCACCGTAACCGTCCGGATATAGCACGTGACGTGATTCGTTCGGAGGAAGCGCGGCATCATTTTAGAGGAAGCATGCTACCGGAGCATACCGTGGAACGCCCAGCCGGAGCGCTAACGATCGATAATGATAAATATTTACGGTACCGCGGGGAATTTCAGATTGTCCTCCATCCTTTGCCCGCCGATGAACGGGTTAACGTCATCGGGTATGTCGCCCGAAGGGATATTCCCCTGCTGCCGCTGCTCCATAAGCACCGGCTTCCCTTTCGGTTTCTTGCCACGGCATCCTATTGTGAATAA